The uncultured Fibrobacter sp. sequence TGGACTTGGCGGAACTGCTCGACGTAGCCTCGCCCTTGTCGTCGTCCGAAGAACCTTCCTTGTCGGCAGCCTTGGAGTCGCTGGAGTCGTCGGACTTCTTGCTGCTCGATGACTCTGTCGAACTCGGCTTTGTCTGGTCGTAGGACTTGAACCACTTTTCGCCGTCGCATTCGTAGTTCTCTTCGAGTTCGGTCACATAGACCTTCTCGCCGATGACATCCATGCTGCACTCGTATGTTTCGAGTTCCGCCTTGTCAGCCACTTCGGCGGGGAGTCCCTTTGCGCTCGGCGAAGACGACCCGTCGTCCCCGCAACCGATAAACGCAGAACCGAGCATCCCCGCAAGGGCGCAGACAGTAAACTTTTTAGAGAATGGATTTTTCATAGCGAAACCCGTTGTTATCTTTTCCGCCCTAAAAATAATAAAGCACCCCCATGCATTGCAAGCCTTCAATGCGCAGAAAAACGAACTTTTTATGCCGCGTCGGGCCGAAAAATTTCTATATGTCTCACGCCGCGACATATGGAGAATTTTCTTGGAGCATGTACGGATTTCTTTAAATACAACGCGCGAATCCGCATAAATAAAAGTATATTTAGAAAATAAATCTTATCGAGGCATTTTAAGAGCCAAGGAAAAACTATGAGCGCTTTTTTCAGTATTTTGGCTATTCTGTCTGCGGCATTGCTCGCTGCCTGCGGTGGCGACGGCTCAACATCCCCTCAGCCAAGCGAAACCGAGACCATCGAGCGTGATTCGAGTTCTTCGCAAAAACATGTTGGTTCATCTTCCAGTAATTTTGAGAATTCTGAAGCGGAAACGGGAAAACGGATTTCCAGTTCGTCCTACAGAAACGGAACGGCGCAGGAATCATCGAGTTCACGGCTTGTCGATCCCGACGGGCTACTGAATCCGAACATCTCGTACGGAGTGCTAGTGGATTCCCGTGACAATCAAACCTATAGAACCGTGAAGATTGGTCGCCTAACCTGGATGGCCCAGAACCTGAATTACGTATCTGAGCGCAGCATTCCGAGTGATTATGGAATAGGGCGACTTTACCAGTGGCCAGAGGCTCTTGGCCTGGACTCGACCCACATATCGGAAAGCTTTGAGTTTGACGCGCTAAAACTGATTGCGCACGAAAACCATCGGGGAATTTGTCCCGAAGGATGGCACATCCCGACCGTTATCGAATATGTGCTTCTCGTAAAAGCCGTAGAAGCCGAAGTCGGCAAGGAACATGTCGGATCGGCGCTCAAGTCAAGTGCCGTGGGTGCATGGCCCGAAGAACCCGACGAAGACAAGCCGACAAACGTCTCGGGCTTTTCGGCGGCATACGCAGGGTGGGCAAACGAGAATGACAGGTACGTGAAATATGGAGAAGACACGTGGCTGGGCGGCCCGACGACAGAAACGATATTTTGGGCAACCGTTCCCAATGGCGGTTCTGGCGGATATGGTTTTCATCTTGACAAGACCGGAATGGTCTCTGATCAGATGAGCTCGTATTATAGAAGCGGAAAGGCTTCAGTCCGTTGCGTACAGGACCGCGACTTTGACGAAGGAAAAAGTGCGGGGCCGCAGCAAGGGAGCGTGTATGACAGTCTGGAGAACACGTTGACGGACCTGCGCGACAATCGTGTTTACAGGACGACGGTAATCGGTTCGCAGGTATGGATGGCGGAGAACCTGAAGTATGTGACAACGGGCGGTTATGCAGATGACATGGAGCAGAGCCGTTGCTTTAATGACGATCCACAGTACTGCGAGGACTTTGGAAGGCTTTACCGATGGACGGCAGCCATGGACATTCCCTCCTCTTACGCGGAAAAGGTTTTCGATGATACGCTGATGCACCAGGGACTTTGCCCGCAAGGGTGGCACGTTCCTAGCAATACCGATTTCGACACGCTGATTGTGAACGCGGGGGGATTTAAGACGGCTGCGCTGAATCTCAAGTCGGCGGACTATTGGTTTGAAGGTGGGAAGCCAAGGCCGGGCACCTTGAAATATTCATTTGACGCCCTTCCCATCATGACGTATTATGAACGGCAACCATACGCAAGCAAGATAGGGCCTTTGAGCGCCTTTTGGTCTTCCTGGAACGACAACTTGAATGGAGGCAGCCTGGGCTTTGTCTATGACAAAGACGGCATTGCGGATTTTCGCAGTACCGAAAAATACTGGTTTATTCCGCTCCGTTGCCTGAGGGACGAACGGGTTCCCGAGTAGGGGCGAACCGCAACCGTGCCGAAACGCCATGTGCGAAACGCATGGTTAGGCGACAATAAAACCCCGCGCAATGCGCGGGGCTGTCTTCATATATAAGGAGTATTGGTTCCGATTACTTCTTCTGGAGCGGGGTATCCTTCAGGATTTCTTCGACCAGGTTCTTCATGTTTTCTTCCCAGTCGCCCTTGCCCATGGCAAATCCGAGGTGGACGCGGGCCTTGAGGGTACCGCTTGCGACGACAGTCTTGCTGTCGGCATTGGCAATGGAGTATTCACCGGTGAACTGGAGGTAGCTCTTGGTTTCGGCGCTCATGGTGAGCGGGTTCA is a genomic window containing:
- a CDS encoding FISUMP domain-containing protein, giving the protein MSAFFSILAILSAALLAACGGDGSTSPQPSETETIERDSSSSQKHVGSSSSNFENSEAETGKRISSSSYRNGTAQESSSSRLVDPDGLLNPNISYGVLVDSRDNQTYRTVKIGRLTWMAQNLNYVSERSIPSDYGIGRLYQWPEALGLDSTHISESFEFDALKLIAHENHRGICPEGWHIPTVIEYVLLVKAVEAEVGKEHVGSALKSSAVGAWPEEPDEDKPTNVSGFSAAYAGWANENDRYVKYGEDTWLGGPTTETIFWATVPNGGSGGYGFHLDKTGMVSDQMSSYYRSGKASVRCVQDRDFDEGKSAGPQQGSVYDSLENTLTDLRDNRVYRTTVIGSQVWMAENLKYVTTGGYADDMEQSRCFNDDPQYCEDFGRLYRWTAAMDIPSSYAEKVFDDTLMHQGLCPQGWHVPSNTDFDTLIVNAGGFKTAALNLKSADYWFEGGKPRPGTLKYSFDALPIMTYYERQPYASKIGPLSAFWSSWNDNLNGGSLGFVYDKDGIADFRSTEKYWFIPLRCLRDERVPE